From bacterium, the proteins below share one genomic window:
- a CDS encoding putative porin, with protein sequence FYIIFLFLFLIFNFSYAGEVDILMKKLIEKGIISKDEAEQIKNEIKKEKEKEKEKYDFLKNTKFSGDIRVRYQNEDIEGSPDRDRYRIRARWGFKTKISENTEIGLRLATGTGEQTSTNQTFGEAFSQKSFWLDRAYLKHNFNDFGLIAGKIENPFYTTDIIWDSDINPEGLAFIYKNQKGLFINSGIFPLAEFKNLTDDPFLYGIQLGYGSKIGNEVEFKIATSIYTTKSLKGKKQSEISPKYEPKGNTLESNGKYIYEYKPFDIILELTPFKIAEKPFTLYADYLKNIESGVREDKGYLIGFSIGKLKEKNDWKFEYNYRKIDADATLAIFSDSDINGGGTDLKGHKIGFVYQVNKNSSFGITYFIGKSLGVNRTDNRNTLQIDYLVKF encoded by the coding sequence TTTTATATAATTTTTTTATTTTTGTTTTTGATATTTAATTTTTCTTATGCAGGAGAGGTTGACATTTTAATGAAAAAGTTGATTGAGAAAGGAATAATTAGTAAAGACGAGGCAGAGCAAATAAAAAATGAAATAAAGAAAGAGAAAGAAAAGGAGAAAGAGAAATACGATTTTCTTAAAAATACAAAATTTTCAGGTGACATAAGAGTTAGATATCAAAATGAAGATATAGAAGGGAGTCCTGATAGAGATAGATATAGAATAAGGGCAAGATGGGGATTTAAAACAAAGATTTCTGAAAATACTGAAATAGGATTAAGATTGGCAACAGGAACTGGTGAACAAACTTCAACCAATCAAACATTTGGCGAAGCATTCAGTCAAAAAAGTTTTTGGTTGGATAGAGCATATTTGAAACACAATTTTAATGATTTTGGTTTAATTGCAGGTAAAATTGAAAATCCATTTTATACAACAGATATTATCTGGGATTCAGATATAAATCCTGAAGGACTTGCTTTTATCTACAAAAATCAAAAAGGTTTATTTATTAATTCTGGAATTTTTCCTTTGGCTGAATTTAAAAATTTAACAGATGACCCCTTTTTATATGGAATTCAATTGGGATATGGTAGTAAAATTGGAAATGAAGTAGAATTTAAAATTGCTACTTCTATTTATACCACAAAAAGTTTAAAAGGGAAAAAACAATCAGAAATTTCACCAAAATATGAGCCAAAGGGTAATACACTTGAAAGTAATGGTAAATATATATATGAATATAAACCATTTGATATTATATTAGAATTAACACCATTTAAAATTGCAGAAAAACCATTTACATTGTATGCTGATTACTTAAAAAATATTGAAAGTGGAGTTAGAGAGGATAAAGGATATCTTATTGGATTTTCTATAGGAAAATTAAAAGAAAAGAATGACTGGAAGTTTGAATATAATTACAGAAAAATTGATGCAGATGCTACATTGGCGATATTCTCAGATTCAGATATAAATGGAGGAGGAACTGATTTAAAAGGACATAAGATTGGATTTGTTTATCAAGTTAACAAAAATTCATCATTTGGTATAACATATTTCATAGGTAAATCACTTGGTGTAAATAGAACAGATAATAGAAATACACTTCAAATTGATTATTTAGTAAAATTTTAA